In a genomic window of Tripterygium wilfordii isolate XIE 37 chromosome 8, ASM1340144v1, whole genome shotgun sequence:
- the LOC120003812 gene encoding BRASSINOSTEROID INSENSITIVE 1-associated receptor kinase 1-like, with product MARAVTVISGSTFVCSVFLFQLILLRVAANTEGDALNALKTNLVDPNNVLQSWDPTLVNPCTWFHVTCNSEKSVTRVDLGNANLSGKLVPQLGQLPNLQYLELYSNNISGRIPDELGNLTNLVSLDLYLNGLTGTITPTLGKLSKLRFLRLNNNSLTGTIPMSLTAVRSLQVLDLSNNNLTGDITVNGSFSLFFPISVQNNQLNTPPVSPPNQIVPNPPAPSIGNIGVAAGAALVFAAPAIALAVRRWRKPRDLFFDVPAEEDPEVHLGLLKWFSLRELQVATDAFSNKNILGRGGVNVYKGKLADGSLVAVKRLKGEHNRGLELQFQTEVEMMSKIMHRNLLRLHGVCMTPTELLLVYPYMSNGSVASCLRERPESQAPLAWPVRKRIAFGAARGLAYLHDECNPKIIHRDVKAAKILLNEDFEPVVEDFGLAKLMDYRDTHVTTAVCGTMGHVAPEYFSTGKSSEKTDVFGYGAMLLELITGLRAVDLIQQANDDDVMLLDWVKGFLKDKKLETLVDADLQSNYNDEEVEQLIQVTLLCTQSSPMKRPNMSEVVRMLEGDGLAEKWEEWQKEEVFSEEFTYPHHTNANWSMDSESYMPREELSGPRWSFSITL from the exons ATGGCGCGAGCGGTGACGGTGATCTCGGGCTCGACTTTCGTCTGctcagtttttctttttcaattgattCTTTTGAGAGTCGCTGCTAATACTGAAG GCGATGCATTGAATGCATTAAAAACCAATTTGGTTGATCCTAACAACGTTTTACAGAGTTGGGATCCTACCCTTGTTAATCCCTGCACTTGGTTTCATGTCACATGCAACAGTGAAAAGAGTGTCACACGAGT TGATCTTGGAAATGCAAATCTATCTGGGAAATTGGTTCCGCAGCTTGGTCAGCTTCCTAATTTGCAGTACTT GGAGCTTTATAGCAATAACATAAGTGGAAGAATTCCAGATGAGCTTGGGAATTTGACAAACTTGGTGAGCTTGGATCTTTACTTGAACGGGTTAACGGGTACAATTACACCGACCTTGGGCAAGCTTTCGAAACTTCGTTTCCT GCGTCTTAACAATAACAGCTTAACTGGAACTATTCCTATGTCATTGACTGCTGTTAGGTCGCTGCAAGTCCT AGATCTTTCAAATAACAATCTGACTGGGGATATCACAGTCAATGGCtcattttcactattttttccCATCAG TGTTCAAAATAATCAACTTAACACTCCTCCTGTTTCTCCCCCTAATCAGATTGTTCCAAATCCCCCAGCTCCATCTATCG GTAACATTGGAGTCGCTGCTGGTGCTGCTCTAGTATTTGCTGCTCCTGCAATTGCACTTGCAGTAAGGCGGTGGAGAAAACCACGAGATCTGTTCTTTGATGTACCCG CTGAAGAAGATCCAGAAGTCCATTTAGGACTGCTCAAATGGTTTTCTCTGCGTGAACTACAAGTTGCCACTGATGCTTTTAGCAATAAAAATATTCTTGGTAGGGGTGGAGTTAACGTTTATAAAGGAAAGTTAGCTGATGGTTCTCTAGTGGCAGTAAAGAGATTGAAAGGGGAGCATAATCGGGGTTTGGAGCTGCAGTTCCAAACTGAAGTGGAAATGATGAGCAAGATTATGCATCGGAATCTGCTTCGTCTCCATGGCGTTTGCATGACTCCAACGGAACTATTACTTGTCTATCCCTATATGTCAAATGGAAGTGTAGCATCGTGTTTACGAG AGCGCCCAGAGTCGCAAGCTCCGCTTGCTTGGCCAGTACGGAAGCGGATTGCATTTGGAGCTGCAAGAGGGCTTGCTTACTTGCATGATGAATGTAACCCCAAGATTATTCACCGTGATGTAAAAGCTGCAAAGATACTATTGAATGAGGATTTTGAACCCGTTGTTGAAGACTTTGGATTGGCAAAACTCATGGACTACAGAGATACTCATGTTACAACTGCTGTATGTGGCACAATGGGGCATGTCGCCCCAGAGTACTTCTCAACTGGAAAGTCTTCAGAGAAGACTGATGTTTTCGGGTATGGTGCCATGCTTCTCGAACTGATCACTGGACTGAGGGCTGTTGATCTTATACAGCAGGCAAATGACGATGATGTAATGCTACTCGATTGG GTGAAAGGTTTTTTAAAAGATAAGAAATTGGAGACACTGGTTGATGCGGATCTGCAGTCCAATTATAATGATGAAGAAGTGGAACAGCTGATCCAGGTGACTCTTCTGTGCACGCAAAGCTCCCCAATGAAACGACCTAATATGTCAGAGGTAGTAAGAATGCTTGAAGGTGATGGTTTGGCTGAGAAATGGGAAGAATGGCAGAAAGAGGAAGTGTTCAGTGAAGAGTTTACTTATCCCCACCACACAAATGCAAATTGGAGCATGGATTCCGAATCGTACATGCCTCGGGAGGAACTGTCTGGTCCTAGATGGTCCTTTTCTATCACCTTGTAA
- the LOC120003813 gene encoding aminotransferase ALD1, chloroplastic isoform X3: MHEIRHMEKYPGAKVISLGIGDTTQPIPDMVALSMADFAHALATAEGYRGYGAEQGNEALRKSIAQNFYKDLPVKYTEVFVSDGSQCDITRLQLLLGSNVTIAVQDPSFPAYIDSSVILGQAGDLEDQTGMYQDIEYMKCGPQNNFFPELKETSRTDIIFFCSPNNPTGHAATRQQLEQVVKFAKKNGSIIIFDSAYAAYITDDSARSIFEIPGAREVAIEISSFSKFAGFTGVRLGWTVIPEELQFSNGFPVIKDFNRIVCTCFNGASNIAQAGGLACLSSEGLMAVRATVDYYKENAKILADTFASLGLKAYGGKNAPYLWVHFPGFDSWEVFAQILENTHIITVPGCGFGPGGEEYIRVSAFGHRESIVEASRRLKKFL; encoded by the exons ATGCATGAGATTCGACACATGGAGAAGTACCCAGGTGCAAAAGTGATAAGCCTTGGAATTGGTGATACTACACAGCCTATACCAGACATGGTAGCATTGAGCATGGCTGAT TTTGCTCATGCCCTTGCAACAGCTGAAGGTTATAGAGGATATGGAGCTGAGCAAGGCAATGAG gcattaaggaaatcaattgcacagaatttcTACAAAGACCTACCTGTAAAATACACAGAAGTTTTTGTATCAGATGGTTCGCAGTGTGACATTACTCGCCTTCAG TTGCTTCTGGGGTCAAATGTGACGATAGCGGTACAGGATCCATCCTTTCCG GCTTACATAGACTCAAGTGTCATATTAGGGCAGGCTGGTGATTTGGAAGACCAAACTGGGATGTATCAGGATATTGAATATATGAAATGTGGGCCACAAAATAACTTCTTTCCCGAGTTAAAAGAAACTTCAAGAACAGATATCATCTTCTTTTGCTCTCCAAATAATCCCACAGGCCATGCAGCGACAAGGCAGCAATTAGAGCAAGTTGTGAAGtttgcaaagaagaatggatCGATCATAATTTTTGATTCTGCTTATGCTGCTTATATCACAGATGATTCTGCACGATCAATTTTTGAAATTCCTGGTGCCAGAGAG gttgCAATCGAAATATCATCTTTCTCAAAATTTGCTGGTTTTACTGGAGTTCGTCTTGGTTGGACGGTAATACCTGAAGAACTCCAATTTTCAAATGGATTTCCTGTCATAAAAGACTTCAATCGTATTGTCTGCACTTGCTTTAATGGTGCTTCGAATATAGCTCAGGCTGGTGGACTAGCATGTCTCTCCTCAGAAGGCTTAATG GCTGTGCGTGCCACTGTTGATTACTACAAGGAGAATGCAAAAATATTGGCCGACACATTTGCTTCTCTTGGCCTAAAAGCTTATGGTGGTAAAAATGCTCCTTATCTCTGGGTGCACTTTCCTGGTTTCGATTCTTGGGAAGTATTTGCTCAGATTCTTGAGAACACTCATATTATAACTGTGCCAGGCTGTGGATTTGGTCCGGGTGGGGAAGAGTATATTAGAGTCAGTGCGTTTGGACACCGGGAAAGTATAGTAGAAGCCTCGAGGAGGCTGAAAAAATTTCTTTAA
- the LOC120003813 gene encoding aminotransferase ALD1, chloroplastic isoform X2 → MENRSRYDVLVFPAKLGSSLRQNSKHQKEGIVSLTKVPRNVNLEKLHSGYLFPEISMHEIRHMEKYPGAKVISLGIGDTTQPIPDMVALSMADFAHALATAEGYRGYGAEQGNEALRKSIAQNFYKDLPVKYTEVFVSDGSQCDITRLQLLLGSNVTIAVQDPSFPAYIDSSVILGQAGDLEDQTGMYQDIEYMKCGPQNNFFPELKETSRTDIIFFCSPNNPTGHAATRQQLEQVVKFAKKNGSIIIFDSAYAAYITDDSARSIFEIPGAREVAIEISSFSKFAGFTGVRLGWTVIPEELQFSNGFPVIKDFNRIVCTCFNGASNIAQAGGLACLSSEGLMAVRATVDYYKENAKILADTFASLGLKAYGGKNAPYLWVHFPGFDSWEVFAQILENTHIITVPGCGFGPGGEEYIRVSAFGHRESIVEASRRLKKFL, encoded by the exons ATGGAGAACAGGAGTAGATATGATGTACTTGTTTTTCCTGCCAAACTTGGTTCTTCTTTAAG ACAAAATTCGAAGCACCAAAAGGAGGGAATTG TTTCTTTGACGAAGGTACCCCGCAATGTCAACTTGGAGAAGTTGCACAGTGGCTATTTATTTCCTGAG ATCTCGATGCATGAGATTCGACACATGGAGAAGTACCCAGGTGCAAAAGTGATAAGCCTTGGAATTGGTGATACTACACAGCCTATACCAGACATGGTAGCATTGAGCATGGCTGAT TTTGCTCATGCCCTTGCAACAGCTGAAGGTTATAGAGGATATGGAGCTGAGCAAGGCAATGAG gcattaaggaaatcaattgcacagaatttcTACAAAGACCTACCTGTAAAATACACAGAAGTTTTTGTATCAGATGGTTCGCAGTGTGACATTACTCGCCTTCAG TTGCTTCTGGGGTCAAATGTGACGATAGCGGTACAGGATCCATCCTTTCCG GCTTACATAGACTCAAGTGTCATATTAGGGCAGGCTGGTGATTTGGAAGACCAAACTGGGATGTATCAGGATATTGAATATATGAAATGTGGGCCACAAAATAACTTCTTTCCCGAGTTAAAAGAAACTTCAAGAACAGATATCATCTTCTTTTGCTCTCCAAATAATCCCACAGGCCATGCAGCGACAAGGCAGCAATTAGAGCAAGTTGTGAAGtttgcaaagaagaatggatCGATCATAATTTTTGATTCTGCTTATGCTGCTTATATCACAGATGATTCTGCACGATCAATTTTTGAAATTCCTGGTGCCAGAGAG gttgCAATCGAAATATCATCTTTCTCAAAATTTGCTGGTTTTACTGGAGTTCGTCTTGGTTGGACGGTAATACCTGAAGAACTCCAATTTTCAAATGGATTTCCTGTCATAAAAGACTTCAATCGTATTGTCTGCACTTGCTTTAATGGTGCTTCGAATATAGCTCAGGCTGGTGGACTAGCATGTCTCTCCTCAGAAGGCTTAATG GCTGTGCGTGCCACTGTTGATTACTACAAGGAGAATGCAAAAATATTGGCCGACACATTTGCTTCTCTTGGCCTAAAAGCTTATGGTGGTAAAAATGCTCCTTATCTCTGGGTGCACTTTCCTGGTTTCGATTCTTGGGAAGTATTTGCTCAGATTCTTGAGAACACTCATATTATAACTGTGCCAGGCTGTGGATTTGGTCCGGGTGGGGAAGAGTATATTAGAGTCAGTGCGTTTGGACACCGGGAAAGTATAGTAGAAGCCTCGAGGAGGCTGAAAAAATTTCTTTAA
- the LOC120003813 gene encoding aminotransferase ALD1, chloroplastic isoform X1, with product MYKFSTGNSAPFISFLRPKIDLGRQNSKHQKEGIVSLTKVPRNVNLEKLHSGYLFPEISMHEIRHMEKYPGAKVISLGIGDTTQPIPDMVALSMADFAHALATAEGYRGYGAEQGNEALRKSIAQNFYKDLPVKYTEVFVSDGSQCDITRLQLLLGSNVTIAVQDPSFPAYIDSSVILGQAGDLEDQTGMYQDIEYMKCGPQNNFFPELKETSRTDIIFFCSPNNPTGHAATRQQLEQVVKFAKKNGSIIIFDSAYAAYITDDSARSIFEIPGAREVAIEISSFSKFAGFTGVRLGWTVIPEELQFSNGFPVIKDFNRIVCTCFNGASNIAQAGGLACLSSEGLMAVRATVDYYKENAKILADTFASLGLKAYGGKNAPYLWVHFPGFDSWEVFAQILENTHIITVPGCGFGPGGEEYIRVSAFGHRESIVEASRRLKKFL from the exons ATGTACAAGTTTTCAACTGGCAATTCCGCACCTTTTATATCTTTCCTACGACCTAAGATTGATCTTGGCAG ACAAAATTCGAAGCACCAAAAGGAGGGAATTG TTTCTTTGACGAAGGTACCCCGCAATGTCAACTTGGAGAAGTTGCACAGTGGCTATTTATTTCCTGAG ATCTCGATGCATGAGATTCGACACATGGAGAAGTACCCAGGTGCAAAAGTGATAAGCCTTGGAATTGGTGATACTACACAGCCTATACCAGACATGGTAGCATTGAGCATGGCTGAT TTTGCTCATGCCCTTGCAACAGCTGAAGGTTATAGAGGATATGGAGCTGAGCAAGGCAATGAG gcattaaggaaatcaattgcacagaatttcTACAAAGACCTACCTGTAAAATACACAGAAGTTTTTGTATCAGATGGTTCGCAGTGTGACATTACTCGCCTTCAG TTGCTTCTGGGGTCAAATGTGACGATAGCGGTACAGGATCCATCCTTTCCG GCTTACATAGACTCAAGTGTCATATTAGGGCAGGCTGGTGATTTGGAAGACCAAACTGGGATGTATCAGGATATTGAATATATGAAATGTGGGCCACAAAATAACTTCTTTCCCGAGTTAAAAGAAACTTCAAGAACAGATATCATCTTCTTTTGCTCTCCAAATAATCCCACAGGCCATGCAGCGACAAGGCAGCAATTAGAGCAAGTTGTGAAGtttgcaaagaagaatggatCGATCATAATTTTTGATTCTGCTTATGCTGCTTATATCACAGATGATTCTGCACGATCAATTTTTGAAATTCCTGGTGCCAGAGAG gttgCAATCGAAATATCATCTTTCTCAAAATTTGCTGGTTTTACTGGAGTTCGTCTTGGTTGGACGGTAATACCTGAAGAACTCCAATTTTCAAATGGATTTCCTGTCATAAAAGACTTCAATCGTATTGTCTGCACTTGCTTTAATGGTGCTTCGAATATAGCTCAGGCTGGTGGACTAGCATGTCTCTCCTCAGAAGGCTTAATG GCTGTGCGTGCCACTGTTGATTACTACAAGGAGAATGCAAAAATATTGGCCGACACATTTGCTTCTCTTGGCCTAAAAGCTTATGGTGGTAAAAATGCTCCTTATCTCTGGGTGCACTTTCCTGGTTTCGATTCTTGGGAAGTATTTGCTCAGATTCTTGAGAACACTCATATTATAACTGTGCCAGGCTGTGGATTTGGTCCGGGTGGGGAAGAGTATATTAGAGTCAGTGCGTTTGGACACCGGGAAAGTATAGTAGAAGCCTCGAGGAGGCTGAAAAAATTTCTTTAA